Proteins from a single region of Xenopus laevis strain J_2021 chromosome 9_10S, Xenopus_laevis_v10.1, whole genome shotgun sequence:
- the ptrh1.S gene encoding probable peptidyl-tRNA hydrolase isoform X1: MLSLKSLCALRLGRCLSNVASKNLEGQRLMVVGLGNYIMAGTRHSIGMAVVNQLARRLNISDRWKADKKTGADLTDTDIDGMHIVLMKPRQFMNLNGKSVANAVIHLFPIATKFQLKPENIYLLHDELDKPLGKVSLKFGGSDRGHKGVRSCITSLQSNIMTRLLVGIGRPADRSSVEWHVLGRFTKAEQDLLPDILERSVDLVLSHIKQNTGSEPSRKPATSQDPIKS, encoded by the exons ATGCTGTCACTTAAAAGTCTGTGTGCGCTCCGCCTTGGACGATGTCTTAGTAATGTGGCGTCTAAAAATCTTGAGGGACAAAGATTAATG GTGGTTGGACTGGGGAACTATATCATGGCAGGAACCCGGCACAGCATTGGCATGGCTGTGGTGAATCAGTTAGCCCGCAGACTGAATATTTCAGATCGGTGGAAGGCAGACAAAAAAACAGGAGCAGACCTTACTGACACTGACATTGATGGGATGCACATTGTGCTAATGAAACCCCGCCAGTTCATGAATCTTAATGGAAAGAGTGTGGCAAATGCAG TAATACATCTGTTTCCCATAGCTACCAAGTTTCAACTAAAACCTGAGAATATTTATCTCCTGCATGATGAGCTGGACAAGCCTCTTGGCAAGGTATCCCTGAAGTTTGGAGGAAGTGACAG AGGCCATAAAGGTGTTCGCTCTTGCATAACAAGCCTGCAGTCAAAt ATCATGACCCGTCTGTTAGTTGGCATTGGACGTCCTGCTGATCGCTCCTCAGTAGAATGGCATGTTCTTGGGCGGTTCACCAAGGCTGAGCAAGACCTTCTACCAGATATTTTGGAGAGGAGTGTAGACCTGGTGCTATCACACATCAAACAAAACACTGGATCAGAGCCTTCCAGAAAACCTGCAACCTCGCAGGACCCCATCAAGTCCTGA
- the ptrh1.S gene encoding probable peptidyl-tRNA hydrolase isoform X2 produces MLSLKSLCALRLGRCLSNVASKNLEGQRLMVVGLGNYIMAGTRHSIGMAVVNQLARRLNISDRWKADKKTGADLTDTDIDGMHIVLMKPRQFMNLNGKSVANAATKFQLKPENIYLLHDELDKPLGKVSLKFGGSDRGHKGVRSCITSLQSNIMTRLLVGIGRPADRSSVEWHVLGRFTKAEQDLLPDILERSVDLVLSHIKQNTGSEPSRKPATSQDPIKS; encoded by the exons ATGCTGTCACTTAAAAGTCTGTGTGCGCTCCGCCTTGGACGATGTCTTAGTAATGTGGCGTCTAAAAATCTTGAGGGACAAAGATTAATG GTGGTTGGACTGGGGAACTATATCATGGCAGGAACCCGGCACAGCATTGGCATGGCTGTGGTGAATCAGTTAGCCCGCAGACTGAATATTTCAGATCGGTGGAAGGCAGACAAAAAAACAGGAGCAGACCTTACTGACACTGACATTGATGGGATGCACATTGTGCTAATGAAACCCCGCCAGTTCATGAATCTTAATGGAAAGAGTGTGGCAAATGCAG CTACCAAGTTTCAACTAAAACCTGAGAATATTTATCTCCTGCATGATGAGCTGGACAAGCCTCTTGGCAAGGTATCCCTGAAGTTTGGAGGAAGTGACAG AGGCCATAAAGGTGTTCGCTCTTGCATAACAAGCCTGCAGTCAAAt ATCATGACCCGTCTGTTAGTTGGCATTGGACGTCCTGCTGATCGCTCCTCAGTAGAATGGCATGTTCTTGGGCGGTTCACCAAGGCTGAGCAAGACCTTCTACCAGATATTTTGGAGAGGAGTGTAGACCTGGTGCTATCACACATCAAACAAAACACTGGATCAGAGCCTTCCAGAAAACCTGCAACCTCGCAGGACCCCATCAAGTCCTGA